A window of Aquitalea denitrificans contains these coding sequences:
- the fliF gene encoding flagellar basal-body MS-ring/collar protein FliF, with translation MADLAEQNATPVWRTRLNDASERFKSLPNNKKILFLVALAAIFSVIVGAAVLNRQPSYKILFSNIADRDGGQVTAALQQMNIPYQLGDGGTVSVPADKVYDARLRLAAQGLPKAGGVGFELMDNQKFGISQFAEQVNYQRAIEGELARTIEAIGSVETARIHIAIPKQSVFVRDQQQPTASVMLNLFRGRTLDQGQVAGIVHLVSSAVPNLPVKNVTVVDQDGNMLSKLSDKDTAGMDQTQLGYVRQVEDGYVKRIESILEPIFGQGNIHAQVTANVDFSEVEQTSESYRPNSTPNPSATRSQQIVERLGSGAGNAGGVPGALSNQPPSSASAPITLPPGAAPGTATLSGQAMGQSGALERDITTNYEVDKTIQHTKMPQGVVKRLSAAVVVNYRKMPDKNGEVKPTPLTAQEIQQINNLVKETMGYNNQRGDTLNVVNAAFADAAVPVTMQEKVTDYLTNNASSLIKYALLTIAVLYLLFGVVRPIVKDLVKPQDAVKKGPDGKPLTDAGGRLLAVADDDEGGGASAAAGGKGAAATHADGTPENPKDAQMRQYNLNLEAARELVKSDPRMAAQIIKEWISSDE, from the coding sequence ATGGCTGATCTGGCAGAACAAAACGCAACTCCTGTTTGGCGAACCCGGCTCAACGATGCTTCCGAGCGTTTCAAGTCGCTTCCCAACAATAAAAAAATCCTCTTCCTGGTGGCTCTGGCCGCCATTTTCTCTGTCATTGTCGGCGCTGCGGTGCTGAATCGGCAGCCCAGTTACAAAATCCTGTTTTCCAATATTGCCGACCGCGATGGCGGTCAGGTGACCGCTGCGCTGCAGCAGATGAACATTCCCTACCAGTTGGGTGATGGCGGTACCGTGTCTGTTCCGGCTGACAAGGTGTACGACGCACGTCTACGTCTTGCCGCCCAGGGCCTGCCCAAGGCGGGTGGGGTGGGTTTCGAACTGATGGACAACCAGAAGTTCGGCATCAGCCAGTTTGCCGAGCAGGTTAACTACCAGCGCGCCATCGAGGGCGAACTGGCACGTACCATCGAAGCCATCGGCTCGGTGGAAACCGCCCGTATTCATATTGCCATTCCCAAGCAAAGCGTGTTCGTGCGCGACCAGCAGCAGCCGACGGCCTCGGTGATGCTCAATCTGTTCCGCGGTCGTACTCTGGATCAGGGCCAGGTAGCCGGTATCGTGCATCTGGTATCCAGTGCTGTACCCAATCTGCCGGTGAAGAATGTCACGGTGGTGGATCAGGACGGCAATATGCTGTCCAAGCTGTCCGACAAGGACACCGCGGGCATGGATCAGACTCAGCTGGGCTATGTACGTCAGGTGGAAGATGGCTACGTCAAGCGCATCGAAAGCATTCTTGAGCCCATTTTCGGTCAGGGTAATATTCACGCCCAGGTTACGGCGAATGTGGATTTCTCCGAAGTAGAACAGACTTCAGAAAGCTATCGCCCCAACTCCACGCCCAATCCGTCCGCCACCCGCAGCCAGCAAATCGTGGAGCGACTGGGCAGTGGTGCCGGTAATGCCGGTGGCGTGCCGGGCGCATTGTCCAACCAGCCACCGTCGTCTGCATCGGCTCCCATCACCCTGCCGCCTGGCGCGGCCCCCGGTACCGCCACCCTGTCCGGGCAGGCCATGGGGCAGTCCGGTGCACTGGAGCGTGACATCACCACCAATTACGAGGTGGACAAGACCATCCAGCACACCAAGATGCCGCAAGGGGTGGTGAAGCGTCTGTCTGCTGCCGTGGTGGTGAACTACCGCAAGATGCCGGACAAGAACGGCGAGGTGAAGCCAACACCGTTGACGGCCCAGGAAATCCAGCAGATCAACAATCTGGTCAAGGAAACCATGGGTTACAACAATCAGCGTGGGGATACGCTGAATGTGGTGAATGCTGCCTTTGCCGATGCCGCAGTGCCGGTGACCATGCAGGAAAAAGTTACCGATTACCTGACCAATAATGCGTCCAGCCTGATCAAGTACGCTCTGCTCACCATTGCCGTGCTGTATTTGCTGTTTGGTGTGGTGCGGCCTATCGTCAAGGATCTGGTCAAACCGCAGGATGCCGTCAAGAAAGGCCCGGATGGCAAGCCGCTTACCGATGCCGGTGGCCGCCTGCTGGCCGTGGCGGACGACGACGAGGGGGGGGGCGCGAGTGCCGCCGCCGGTGGCAAGGGTGCTGCGGCTACGCACGCAGATGGCACACCGGAAAATCCGAAGGATGCCCAGATGCGTCAGTACAACCTGAATCTGGAAGCTGCGCGCGAGCTGGTGAAGTCTGATCCGCGTATGGCCGCCCAGATCATCAAGGAATGGATAAGCTCCGATGAGTGA
- the fliE gene encoding flagellar hook-basal body complex protein FliE yields MSINNVDQMLSELRAASALAGGKPATQSQDASQVDFADVLKSTIEQVNSAQQTSQEMQKQFELGDEGVNLQDVMVSLQKASLSFQTMVQARNKLVSAYQEIMNTQV; encoded by the coding sequence ATGTCGATTAATAATGTAGACCAGATGTTGAGCGAGCTGCGGGCCGCATCGGCCCTGGCTGGCGGAAAGCCTGCCACGCAGTCGCAGGACGCGTCGCAAGTTGACTTTGCCGATGTTCTCAAATCAACGATTGAGCAGGTGAATTCTGCTCAGCAAACTTCGCAGGAAATGCAGAAGCAGTTCGAGTTGGGAGACGAGGGGGTTAACCTGCAGGACGTGATGGTCTCCTTGCAGAAAGCCAGCCTGTCGTTCCAGACCATGGTCCAGGCGCGCAACAAGCTGGTGTCCGCCTATCAGGAAATCATGAATACCCAGGTATAG